Genomic window (Indicator indicator isolate 239-I01 chromosome 13, UM_Iind_1.1, whole genome shotgun sequence):
gtccctctgcagagcctttctgctctgcagcagaccaacactcccacccagtttagtgtcatctgcaaacttactgatggtgCCTCAATCCACTCATCCAAATTACTagtaaagacattaaagagaactgacTGAGCCCTAAGGAACACCATTTGTGACTGGTCACCAACTGGATTacctcaccactctttgggcctggccatccagccattTTTTTACCCAGTGAAGTGTTCACCCATCCAAGCTGTGGGCAGAcagcttctccaggagaatgctgtggcagacagtgtcaactgctttactaaagtccagataGACACATCCTCAGCCTTCCCCTTACTCACTCAGCAGAGAATTTTTAGTAACTGCTGGGTAGCCAACATGCAGGGAATGCAAAGAGGCATTGTTTTAGGGTAACACTCTCTCCCCTGAGGAGCCCAAGGCTACATCTTAACCTGAGTGGTGGCTCTGCTGAGTCTGGGAGTCTTGGTTGTGATAGTTTAGGAGAAAAGGATGTGTTCATGGGAAGAGATTTGCTTGCAGCTGTAAGTCTTCACGGTAGCTTCCTCTTTAGACTGCAGcatggctgctgagcagctgaagaataACCCTCGGCACAAGGCTTACCTGGAAGGAGTCTCACTGCGTCAGCTACGGAAGCTGCACAGTTTGCTGAAGGGCCACTTGGGAGGGGAGAGCCTGGCTGAGAGCTTGGAAAAGTTTCGGCAGGAAGAGACCATTGACCCAGAAGAGGACATGAACAAACTAGATGACAAGGAACTAGCCAAACGGAAGAGCATCATGGATGAGCTCTTTGAAAAGAACAGGAagaagaaggatgacccagagTTCATCTATGACATTGAAGTTGATTTTCCGCAGGATGAGCAGCTGGAGTCTTGTGGCTGGGACATAGAGTCAGGTGAAGAAATCTGACTCTGGACAAAGACAGGCAGTTCAGAGACAGATCTGACAGGCCTGACAGAATGATGTCAGCACATGTATCCCACCACCATGTCCTCAGCTTATACCATTGATACACTTTGCATTGGCTATGGAGAACCCAAGgcctcaggagctgcagcaatTGCAGGTTTAAGTAAACTTTATTTAAGAAGCCAGACTTCCTGAAATGGAACTTGGGCAGCTGAACTTACTGATGGTTTTAGTCTTT
Coding sequences:
- the CEP19 gene encoding centrosomal protein of 19 kDa, encoding MTYTAQKCGICFQPPSIVLIYKEDSKDKTRQRIMPVRNFSKFSDCSMAAEQLKNNPRHKAYLEGVSLRQLRKLHSLLKGHLGGESLAESLEKFRQEETIDPEEDMNKLDDKELAKRKSIMDELFEKNRKKKDDPEFIYDIEVDFPQDEQLESCGWDIESGEEI